The sequence GCAATATAATAGGGGAGTTCGCCTGGGCGCTTGGTATGTTTCATATCGCTTTAATAAAAAGTTAAGAAAAATGTTGGGGTAAATATAGCAAAAGTCCCCGCCTATATAGAACAGAAAAAGTCCGCTCCGAGGCGGACTGAGATCATTGTGATTGGTCATGTATGGATCCTCGCTTAGCGAGGATGACGTTTTTATCTAGTAACTATTTCTTCTTAAACACCTTGTAGAAACAGAATGCGCAAAGGCCTGTGATGGCACCCCAAGCGCAAATCATGAATACGAGTCCACCTATTGTAAATTCTGCGTTCATTTTAAGCCTCCTTATCCATGTTTTCGTCGGAGTTTCCGATTTCTACTTTTTTAATCTTCTTGCTGCGGCCTTTTTCTGCAGGGCCTCCCTTGCGCCAAGCGTATGCAATGGCCAAGTTCAAGAGCAAGAACAGGACGAATAGGAATCCGCGGAATGCCCAAGTAAATCCGATTTTCGAGAACGTATGTCCGAGAAGTTGAACGGTGTCGTTCGGGTTTACGTTGCTGAGCGTGATGAACGGGAGACCGTCTGTTGCGGTGAACGAAACCAGAAGCACGATCAAGTAAATCGGGCAGACATACATGATAATCGGACGGAGAAATCTCGGGAGTTTGAGAAGTGAGCCGTCGTTCATGGTGGCAAATGCTTCGTTTTCACCCGGTTCAACCACAACTTCGGCGGGGAGGTCTCCATTTGCTTGGGCTTCCTTGGCCTTGCGGCGCCCGAGCACAAAGCTGAATAGAATAGCCTGGATCATGCCCACGAACACGATAAGGTACGTACCGCCCCAGAAGTCGAGCTCGTCCACCGTTCCTGCGGCAAGGCCGAAAATAGCGGTGAGGCTTCCGATAAAGGTAATCGTGCTGATTGTCGTGACTGATTTTTTACGCGTAAATTTGAGGTCGTCTTCGCAGAAACTGATTAGCGGCTGGATGATGGAAATGGCGCTTGTGATGCCTGCAAAGAAGAGCATGGTGAACCAAACGGTCTGGAGAACACCGCCGAACGGGAGCGTTCCGAAAACGTAAGGCATTGTCTGGAATCCAAGACCGAACGTGCCGAGCTTCGCACATTCTTCGATGTTGGCGCCTGCGATAAGCACTGCCATCGGTATAACGACTGTGCCGCCGATAATCACTTCGGCAAAACCGTTCGTGGCGCTAGCCGTAAGCGAAGAAAGCACGAGGTCTTCCTTGGGCTTGAGGTAACTGGCGTAGCAGAAGATAATGGCCATGCCAAGGCTCATCGTAAAGAACACCTGTCCTGCGGCTGCCATCCAAACCTTCGGGCTTGCAAGTTCCGAGAAATCCGGATTCCACATGAATGCGAGACCCTTGCCGATACCCGGAAGCGTAAGCACACGCGCCACGAGCACGAGGCCCAAAATCAAGAGGATCGGCATGCAAATCTTGTTCGCGCGTTCAATGCCCTTGCGCACACCGAACGAAAGCACCACCATGTTTGCGGCAAATGTAATGATGAAGAAGATGATAGCGACCGGAATGCCGCCAACGCAAGTTTTCAGCATGATGTAGTTGCCGAAAAATTCTGTCATCTTTTCGGGCCCCTGTGCGACTACTTCCATCAACGTGCCCGTTGCGGAGTAGAACGCGAACGCCAAAATCCACGACTGGATGAACCCGTAATAGAAAATGATGAAAATCGGGGGGAGGAGCCCAAGCGAACCCAGGTATTTCGCCCACTTTTTCTTTTTCTGGAAAATGATGTGGTAGGTGCTAGGCGATGTACCGTAATTGTGGTAGCCTGCGTAACGCCCTAGCGTCCATTCGATCCATGCCAACGGAATCCCGAGGAACACGAATGCGATGAGGTAGGGGATGATAAATGCGCCGCCGCCATTTGTTGCAGCTTGCACAGGGAATCGAAGAAAATTGCCAAGGCCGACTGCAGAACCTGCTACAGCGAGAATCACGCCAAGTTTGGAACCCCAGTTTTCACGATTGTTTGCCATGTTTCTGTTCCTAAAAAAATAGTGAGCCGAAACTCAGTGAGTATCGGCTATAATTTAGCTATTCCTTAAAATATGGCAACTTCGAAATATGTTACGAAGGGGCTTGGGCTTTTTTCAGGCCCTTGATTTCCATTTTCTTTTGGTACATACTTTCGTCTGCACGCTTGAAAACGTCTTCCAGGCTGTCACCGGGCTTGTATTCCGACATGCCGTAAGCAACGGAGTATCGTTCCCAAGGATCGCGCGAGGTATTGTTCTTTGTCTTTTGGAATTCGGCATCCAATGTTTTTAGTAGCCTCGTTCTGTTTTTGTAATTGCTGTTTTGTAGCAAGACCACAAATTCGTCACCACCGATTCTATAAACCAGGGATTGTTTATAGATATTGCAGAAAAGGTGACATGCACCGCAGATGTATTTGTCGCCGCAGTCGTGACCATAGTTGTCGTTCACCTCTTTAAGGTTGTTGACGTCAATCATCAAGAGGGCGAATGTAGCGGCGCCTTTGGTCTCGATTTCTTCTTGCAAGGAGTCCTTCATCTTGTCATAGGCGACTTTGCTGTTGACATGGGTTAAAGGATCCTTGAACGCAAGCTCCGTCATATCTTGGGCCTGTTCCTGTGCCGAACGCGCCTTTTCTTCAGCTGTTAAAATTCCCTGAACATAATTACGCATGTCTTCGGACATTTGAGAAATGGCGTTTGCAAGGGATTCGACTTCGTTATTCGTATGGATATCGGGATCGTCAAAGATGAGTTCGTCAGGAGTCTTTTTATCTCGGCTCTTTTCTGCAAAATGTCGGGCGCTCTTTTCTAGCGCAAGGATGGGGCCTGTTACGTTATGGCGTAGCCAAATAAGCAATACGAGCCCGAATAGAACACCCAAGCACAGTGTTAAGAGAACGTTATAGACAACATAGTGGTTGACTGTCTTGTGCAGTTCTTCAATGGAAATGTCGGCGCAAAGGACTCCGAAGTGAACTCCAACTGAATTGACGTAAGGTTTACATGCAGTGTAGGCTGCTCCGTAATCGGAGGTTTCTTCAAAGAATGAAGTTTTTTCTTCTTTAATGGCTTTGGTAAATTTTAGAATTTCAGAAGGTGGGTAAGCGTCTGTAGGTTCTAGGAGCTGCATGTCTTCTTCGCCGCGGGCGCGCTCTTCTCTATTGGTGGCGGAGCAAATATTATATACGGAATCGCTACGCGTGAAAAGTGAGTATAAGTAGAAGAGTTCGAAATCATCGACCATGCCGTTGAGCAATGTTTGGAGCTTGTCGTATTTTTCGCTTTTTTTACCAGTGAGCGTGCATTGGTAAAGATCGTCCATGTCGATTTGGTTCGAAATGTAAGTTAGAATATTTTCCAACTTGTTGTCGTATCGCTTGTAGAGTGACCTGGAGTAGGTTATGTAAGACTGGATTGAAAGCATGAAGCACAAGAATGCCACGAATACTGCGCTTCCGACAATGAGACTTTTATGGATTGGTTTCTTGCGTTTTGCCATACACTGCTCCTTAACATTAGATTTAATATAGCCCTTTTGGGGGAAAAATGCAAAAGAAAGTCCTCACAAGTGTGAGGACTTTTACAGATTCGGGTGTTCTGTAGAAGACGCGATTACTTGTTGTTCGCGCGGATCAAGTTCAGCGCAGAACCGGCCTTGAACCAAGCCCATTGCTGTTCGTTGTAGGTGTGGCTTAAGGCGATGTTATCGACGGAGCCATCCTTGTGGTGGGCAACGAGAGTGAATTCGGAACCCGGAGCGAACTGGGTGAGGCCTGTGATATCGAACACGTCTTGTTCCTGAATCTTGTCGTAGTCAGCGGCGTTCTTGAAGGTCAGGGCGAGCATGCCCTGCTTCTTGAGGTTCGTTTCGTGGATACGGGCGAAGCTCTTTACGATCACGGCCTTCACGCCGAGGAAGCGCGGTTCCATGGCAGCGTGTTCGCGGCTGGAGCCTTCACCGTAGTTTTCGTCACCGATGACGATGGAGCCCGTGCCCTTGGCCTTGTAAATCTTCGCAAGTTCAGGGACTTCCTTGTAGCTACCGCACTGGCAGAGGACCTTGTTCGTTTCGCCGTTGAAAGCGTTCACGGCGCCGATGAGCATGTTGTTCGAAATGTTTTCTAGGTGACCGCGGTAGTTGAGCCACGGGCCGGCCATGGAGATGTGGTCGGTGGTGCACTTGCCCTTGGCCTTGATGAGGAGCGGGGCGCCAGCGATGTCCTTGCCGTCCCAAGCCGCGAACGGAGCGAGAGCCTGCAAGCGCTTGCTTTCCGGGTTGATGGAAACGGTGATGTTGGAACCGTCAGCAGCCGGAGCCTGGTAGCCGGCGTCCTTCACGTCGAAGCCCTTCGGCGGGAGTTCGCACTGTTCCGGCGGATCTAATTTTACGGCCTCGCCGACCTTATTCACGAGGGTGTCGGTCATCGGGTTGAAGCGGATGTCGCCGCTGAGAGCTGCAATCACGGCCATGAGCGGGGAGGCAACGAATGCGTGCGTGTTCGGGTTGCCGTCGGCGCGCTTCGCGAAGTTGCGGTTAAAGCTGTGGACGATGGTGTTGAGTTCCTTCTTGTCGGCTCCGGCACGGTCCCAGCGGCCAATGCAAGGACCGCAAGCGTTTGTCATGATCGTTGCACCGAACTGCTTGAACAAATCGATGAGGCCATCGCGTTCAGCAGTGTAGCGAACTTGTTCGGAACCCGGGTTGATGAGAAGCGGGCACTTCGGGGTAAGACCCTTGGCGAGAGCCTGCTTAATCATGTTAGCGGCCATGTAGAGGTCTTCGTAGCTGGAGTTCGTGCAAGAACCGATGAGGGCGGCGCTTACGACCGGCGTAGATTCCGGCTTCGTTTCGGTAGCCTTGAGGGATTCTGCCATGTCGGTCACGGCGAATGCACGGTCCGGGCTGAACGGGCCGTTGTAATGCGGGATGAGCGTGTTGAGATCGATTTCCACAACGCGGTCAAAATACTTTTCCGGGTCGGCTTCAACTTCCGGGTCGGCCTTGAGGTCGGCGGCAATCTTGTCGGCGGCGTCAGCGACGTCAGCACGGCCTGTTGCGCGGAGGTAACGGCTCATGGAATCGTCGTAGCTGAAGGTGGAGCAGGTAGCGCCCACTTCGGCACCCATGTTGGCAATCGTTGCCTTGCCTGTTGCGGAGAGGCTACGAGCGCCTTCGCCAAAGTATTCAATAATAGCGTTCGTGCCACCCTTAACAGTGAGGATGCCTGCGAGCTTGAGGATAATGTCCTTGGCGGTAGCGAAGCCCTGGAGCTTGCCGGTGAGCTTCACGCCGATCATCTTCGGGTACTTGAGTTCCCACGGGAGGCCGACCATGGCGTCCACTGCGTCTGCACCGCCCACGCCAATCGCGAGCATGCCGAGACCGCCAGCGTTCACGGTGTGGGAGTCGGTACCAATCATCATTCCGCCCGGGAAGGCGTAGTTTTCGAGCACCACCTGGTGGATGATGCCTGCACCCGGGAGCCAGCAGTCAATGCCGTACTTGGCGGAGACGGACTGCAAGAAGTCGTACACTTCCTTGCTTTCTTCCTTGGCGCGCGGGAGGTCCTTTTCGACACCTTCGCGGGCGATAATCAAGTGGTCGCAGTGCACGGAACTCGGCACAGCCACGCGGGACTTGCCTGCAGTCGTGAACTGGAGGAGGGCCATCTGGGCGGTTGCGTCTTGCATGGCAACGCGGTCCGGGTGGAATTCGGCAAAATCAGCGCCGCGCTTGTAGGTTCTGTTTTCTGCGCCATCGATCAGGTGGCTGTAGAGAATCTTCTCGGCGAGAGTGAGCGGGCGGCCAAGCTGCTTGCGGGCAACAGCGACTCGTGCAGGAATGCGAGCGTATGTGGCCTGGATCATGTCGAAATTAAAAAGCATAGTTACCTCATGAATTTTTCGAGCGTAAAGATAGAAATTTTAAAGGCGTGGAAAAGGGAGAAATTAAGCGTATTTGGGGATATGTTGTGGTTCAAAATGCATAAAAAAAGAGGTCTGACGAAGTGACCTCTAGAAAGTGTAAAGGCGGGGCTTGCAAATGTAATATGCAAACAGGAAATGTAATTTAAGGGATTGTTTTTGTTTGCAAATCTCCGCCGCACGGGTATTGCTTGAGCCATTCAATAATTTGCTCTTTGGAGTGCTTTTCGAAACACACATTTGCATTTTTTTTCGGCTCATCTAATATAAATGTAAGGGGTATGCCAAAGGCTGTTCCAACACCCACTCCGATTGCAATGCCGCCGAAGAAACTGCCTGTGAGTGGCCCTCCGATTAAGGAGGCTACAATGCCTTCTGTAATGGCTGGAGCAATTTGACTATCTCGTTCGGATTTTTGACAATAATCCAAGGAATCTGCGGATACTTGATAAACAATGTTTCCGTAATCTTGCATTAACCATACTGCATTGGCTTTTGAGTCATAACAAATTCCTGTGGTTGTTACAGCTGTTACTGAATCTCTTGGAGTGTATGTTTCGGATAGCGTTTGTGACTTGTTGAATAGTTTAAACCATTGGCGACTTATTGAATGAAGAGAGTCTGTTCTTGTCGAAAAAAGGGAATCGTTGTCTTCTATTTTTCGGGTTCTTTTGTTTATGAATGCTGTTTTTAAATTATTTGTTTTTTTAAGGTTGTTTTTGGCAGCTTTTCTCATTCCGTCATTTCCTGCGAATGGAATCATTGGTGTTGTTGTCCAAAAGTTAAGAGTCAGTGTGTAACGATTTTTTTCTTCGGTTATGTCTCTTCCATATCGAGCTTCAAGAGCAATCTTGAGTTTGTCTTGTTTTAATTTTCGGGAAATGTAAAAACCGCCACCTATTTCTGTATAGAATTTAGGGTGCCTTTCAGAAGTATTGCAAAACATGGAGACCCCTTCACATGATTCATCATTTGTGTAATAAAATTCACGACCATTTCTTGAAAAGTGCTCTGTAAAGCCAAGGGTCCACTTGTCGCTCAGTGGAATTTGTTCGATGGTCATGACTCCGCCAGAGAATTTTTTTCGAGTGTCTTCTGTAAAGAAGAATAAATTACTCCAACCGGTTATGCCCAAATATGGAGAAACAAAACCAGTTTGAAAAAACTGCGTTATGGTTTGCTGTCCCCATCCAATTGTAAAGTTGTCGCTATTTATATATCTTGCAAAATTGAAATCACCCCACCATTCGGCATAGCTGTAGTGACCGGAACTAGATTTTTCGTGCTTGCCGTTGTCTAAATCACCTGCGTAATATGTAAATGCTTGGTTCTGAACAACATTATTTTTGTTGTAACTATCCATGAATGGGCTAGCCGGAGGCGGACGCATTACAGAACTGCAACTTGAAAATATAAATGCAGCACATGCTAATAGAATCCAATGTATATGTTTGTTGATCATAAAAGAATGCTAAGAGAAAAATTGCTGAAATAAAATGGATGAGCCTTTGTTGGAATTCCAAATTCAATAGATATTAAGTACCCCCAATGATTGGCTCGGTTGGATTCTTTTAATAAAGGAAGATTTGTGTAGTTTACAAAGTCTATTCCGTAATAAAAAATCCAATCGTTGACGTGATAGCCTTCTCTAAAATTGGGGTTGATTTTCTTTCCGGTGTAGGAATTATAAGATGTGTAAACCTCTCGCCCTGCGCTTATGATATGGAGATTTCTTAAACCTCCGTGAATGCCAAAGCCTAATCCGTGGTTGTTCATAAATTTTATGGTGCCGCCGCCAACGTTGAATGTTCCTGTGGCCTTTGTAGTACTAATTGAAGTTTTAAAGCGATTGTTAGCATCTTCTCCAAAATTATGGCTTATCGTAAATTCGTAAGAGGCTCCTATGTAAAATGGTCCAATCCACTGTACTACCATGGGGGATATGCCAGCATTGATCAAAAATCCGTAGTGTGTGTTTATAAAAAAGCCTCCGCCCCAAATATTACCCTTCCAATTTTCTGCTCCATCTAATTGTTGTGTTCTGGGCCAAATAAAATTGAATAAATTTACATCAAAGCGATTGCTCCATCCGTCTACTTTATCTTTGATGTCTTTGAAGCAAGAGTCACATCCGCCGTTAACAACGCTAAATGTAATTGCTCTTGTTGTTCTGGGAATAATTTGTTTTGCAAGAATTGCCTGTGGCGTTAAACTTGGTGCTGCAGAGACTAATTCGTTTGCATATACCGAAGTAGAAATGAAAATTAATAGGATGACAAAAATTTTTTGCATAATGTTTAAGCCAAAGTCTAGTAAAAAAATAATTAGTTCTACTGTAAAGAACTGTAATTTGTGACAAAATACAGATTTCTGTATGATAAATGTTTTATAGTGAAGATGAAAGGATCGCGCAAAAAAAAAGAGGCCGTAAAGACCTCTTTTGTGAAATGCTGAAAAAGCGCATTCCAGGATGCTCGTGGAATGTACACGAAAATGCGCGCGGGCTTTAATTCCTCGTGAGTTCCTTTGCCTTTGCTTCGATTTCGGCGATGGCCTTTGCGCGGCCTTCGGCGGAATCTTCGTTGGCGAGGACGATGTTCACGAAAACGGAACCGGCGACAACTGCGTGGACATGCTTGCAGAGCACCTTGGACTGTTCGCCGTTGCGGATACCGAAACCGCCGAGCACCTTGGCGCCGTGCTTACCGACGGTGTCGAGGAAGTCGAGCGTTGCCTGGTCAATGGTGGTTTCGCTGCCGGTTGTACCTGCGCGGAGTGCGGCGTAGATGTACTTGAAACCTGCAGAAGCCATCGTTTCGAGACGTTCCTTGGTCATGCTCGGAGCGGCAACCGGGATGTTTTCGAGGCCGTGCTTTTTGCAAGCGACCGTGAGACCTTCGTCATGGTCAAACGGAAGGTCGGGAATGATGCAAGCAGAAACGCCTGCGTCCTTGCACATCTTGACGAAGTTTTCGACGCCCGGAGTAAAGGCGAGGGAGCCGTAAGTCATGATGTAAATCGGCGTTTCGGGGTGGCGTTCGTGAATCTGCTTCACGATGGCGAGGCCCTGCTTGGTGGAATAGCCTTTTTCGAGTGCGATGGTGGAGGCGGTCTGGATGGCCGGGCCGTCTGCGCTCGGGTCGCTGAAGGCAAGTTGGATTTCGAGGATGTTGGCGCCACCCTTCACAAGGGCATCGGCGATGGCAACGGACGTTTCCGCATCAGGGAAACCCGCAATTAAGTGAGACATGAGGTTCATAATAAATTCTCGCGGCTTTGCCGCTGTTAAAAGGTTTTTAGTAGGAGGTAGGAAGTTGGAAGTAGGAAGTGGAATACGGGACATCACTGTCTACCGTCTACTTCCTACTGTCTACTTATTCATAATCTCCGCGTCGTGGATGTCTTCGTTGTTTTCGAGGCGCTTGAGTTCCGCCTTCAGGAATTCCTTCCACTTTTCGGGGCGGAACACCGGGCTCGTGATGAAGATATCCTTGTCGCCACGGCCACTCATGTTGATGACGAGAGCCTTGTCCTTCGGGAGTTCCTTCGCAATCTTCATGGCGGCGGCACCGGCGTGGGCGCTTTCGAGTGCAAAGAGAATGCCTTCGTTACGGGCGAAAAACTTCACTGCTTCCAAAGCTTCCTTGTCGAGAATGGCGGTAAATTCTACGCGGCCTGATTCACCGAGAGCGGCGAGCTGCGGACCAATGCCCATGTAGTCGAGGCCTGCGGAAATGGAGCGCGTCGGCATGGATTGACCGTCTTCGTCAATGAGGAAACGACTCTTGTAGCCTTGCACAATGCCTTCGCGGCTGGCGTTACCCGTCATGCGGGCCGCGTTTTCGCCGACGTTCGGGCCGACGCCACCAGCTTCTGCGCCGATCAATCGCACATTCTTGTCTTCGATAAACGGCGTGAACACGCCGATGGAGTTGCTACCGCCACCCACGCAAGCGACAACGGCAGCGATGTCGATTTTACGTTCGGCTGCCTGACGCTTGACTTCTTCACCGATGATGGACTGGAATGTGCGAACGATATCCGGGAACGGGGCTGGGCCGAGTGCGGAACCGAGCACATAGTGCGTGTTCTGGAAGTTTGTTGCCCAATCGCGCATAGCTTCGTTCACGGCATCCTTCAAAGTGCGGCTACCGCTTGTGACCGGCACGACCTTTGCGCCGTACATTTCCATCGTTGCTACGTTCGGCTGCTGACGACGGACGTCAACTTCGCCCATGTACACGACGCATTCGAGGCCGAGCTTAGCGCAAGCGGCTGCAGTGGCAAGGCCGTGCTGACCAGCACCCGTTTCGGCGATAATGCGAGTCTTGCCCATCTTCTTCGCTAAAAGGCACTGGCCGATAGCGTTATTGATCTTGTGGGCACCTGTGTTGGCGAGACCTTCGAGCTTGATGTAAATCTGCGCACCGCCCAAAAGCTTGGTTGCCGTCGGGGCAAAGTACAGCGGCGTTTCACGACCGATGTAATCGCGCTGGATAATGCGCAATTCTTCCAGGAATTCCGGATCGTGAATGTACTTGTTGAATGCCGCTTCGAGGTCATCGAGCGGGCGACGGATGATTTCGGCAACGTACTTGCCGCCGAACTTGTCAAAGAAACCGTTGGAAGAGGTTGTGAGAGGTGAGGTCGCGTCTTCGGCGCTTTGAGGAGAGAGGATG is a genomic window of Fibrobacter succinogenes containing:
- a CDS encoding sodium-dependent transporter, which gives rise to MANNRENWGSKLGVILAVAGSAVGLGNFLRFPVQAATNGGGAFIIPYLIAFVFLGIPLAWIEWTLGRYAGYHNYGTSPSTYHIIFQKKKKWAKYLGSLGLLPPIFIIFYYGFIQSWILAFAFYSATGTLMEVVAQGPEKMTEFFGNYIMLKTCVGGIPVAIIFFIITFAANMVVLSFGVRKGIERANKICMPILLILGLVLVARVLTLPGIGKGLAFMWNPDFSELASPKVWMAAAGQVFFTMSLGMAIIFCYASYLKPKEDLVLSSLTASATNGFAEVIIGGTVVIPMAVLIAGANIEECAKLGTFGLGFQTMPYVFGTLPFGGVLQTVWFTMLFFAGITSAISIIQPLISFCEDDLKFTRKKSVTTISTITFIGSLTAIFGLAAGTVDELDFWGGTYLIVFVGMIQAILFSFVLGRRKAKEAQANGDLPAEVVVEPGENEAFATMNDGSLLKLPRFLRPIIMYVCPIYLIVLLVSFTATDGLPFITLSNVNPNDTVQLLGHTFSKIGFTWAFRGFLFVLFLLLNLAIAYAWRKGGPAEKGRSKKIKKVEIGNSDENMDKEA
- a CDS encoding GGDEF domain-containing protein; the protein is MAKRKKPIHKSLIVGSAVFVAFLCFMLSIQSYITYSRSLYKRYDNKLENILTYISNQIDMDDLYQCTLTGKKSEKYDKLQTLLNGMVDDFELFYLYSLFTRSDSVYNICSATNREERARGEEDMQLLEPTDAYPPSEILKFTKAIKEEKTSFFEETSDYGAAYTACKPYVNSVGVHFGVLCADISIEELHKTVNHYVVYNVLLTLCLGVLFGLVLLIWLRHNVTGPILALEKSARHFAEKSRDKKTPDELIFDDPDIHTNNEVESLANAISQMSEDMRNYVQGILTAEEKARSAQEQAQDMTELAFKDPLTHVNSKVAYDKMKDSLQEEIETKGAATFALLMIDVNNLKEVNDNYGHDCGDKYICGACHLFCNIYKQSLVYRIGGDEFVVLLQNSNYKNRTRLLKTLDAEFQKTKNNTSRDPWERYSVAYGMSEYKPGDSLEDVFKRADESMYQKKMEIKGLKKAQAPS
- a CDS encoding aconitate hydratase — translated: MLFNFDMIQATYARIPARVAVARKQLGRPLTLAEKILYSHLIDGAENRTYKRGADFAEFHPDRVAMQDATAQMALLQFTTAGKSRVAVPSSVHCDHLIIAREGVEKDLPRAKEESKEVYDFLQSVSAKYGIDCWLPGAGIIHQVVLENYAFPGGMMIGTDSHTVNAGGLGMLAIGVGGADAVDAMVGLPWELKYPKMIGVKLTGKLQGFATAKDIILKLAGILTVKGGTNAIIEYFGEGARSLSATGKATIANMGAEVGATCSTFSYDDSMSRYLRATGRADVADAADKIAADLKADPEVEADPEKYFDRVVEIDLNTLIPHYNGPFSPDRAFAVTDMAESLKATETKPESTPVVSAALIGSCTNSSYEDLYMAANMIKQALAKGLTPKCPLLINPGSEQVRYTAERDGLIDLFKQFGATIMTNACGPCIGRWDRAGADKKELNTIVHSFNRNFAKRADGNPNTHAFVASPLMAVIAALSGDIRFNPMTDTLVNKVGEAVKLDPPEQCELPPKGFDVKDAGYQAPAADGSNITVSINPESKRLQALAPFAAWDGKDIAGAPLLIKAKGKCTTDHISMAGPWLNYRGHLENISNNMLIGAVNAFNGETNKVLCQCGSYKEVPELAKIYKAKGTGSIVIGDENYGEGSSREHAAMEPRFLGVKAVIVKSFARIHETNLKKQGMLALTFKNAADYDKIQEQDVFDITGLTQFAPGSEFTLVAHHKDGSVDNIALSHTYNEQQWAWFKAGSALNLIRANNK
- the trpA gene encoding tryptophan synthase subunit alpha; its protein translation is MSHLIAGFPDAETSVAIADALVKGGANILEIQLAFSDPSADGPAIQTASTIALEKGYSTKQGLAIVKQIHERHPETPIYIMTYGSLAFTPGVENFVKMCKDAGVSACIIPDLPFDHDEGLTVACKKHGLENIPVAAPSMTKERLETMASAGFKYIYAALRAGTTGSETTIDQATLDFLDTVGKHGAKVLGGFGIRNGEQSKVLCKHVHAVVAGSVFVNIVLANEDSAEGRAKAIAEIEAKAKELTRN
- the trpB gene encoding tryptophan synthase subunit beta, which produces MNILSPQSAEDATSPLTTSSNGFFDKFGGKYVAEIIRRPLDDLEAAFNKYIHDPEFLEELRIIQRDYIGRETPLYFAPTATKLLGGAQIYIKLEGLANTGAHKINNAIGQCLLAKKMGKTRIIAETGAGQHGLATAAACAKLGLECVVYMGEVDVRRQQPNVATMEMYGAKVVPVTSGSRTLKDAVNEAMRDWATNFQNTHYVLGSALGPAPFPDIVRTFQSIIGEEVKRQAAERKIDIAAVVACVGGGSNSIGVFTPFIEDKNVRLIGAEAGGVGPNVGENAARMTGNASREGIVQGYKSRFLIDEDGQSMPTRSISAGLDYMGIGPQLAALGESGRVEFTAILDKEALEAVKFFARNEGILFALESAHAGAAAMKIAKELPKDKALVINMSGRGDKDIFITSPVFRPEKWKEFLKAELKRLENNEDIHDAEIMNK